One Lachancea thermotolerans CBS 6340 chromosome B complete sequence genomic window, GTTATCTACAAGAGCTCTGCTGCCAAATCGAGCAGCCTCGAGTCATCTCCATATTGGCCAACAAGTTGGATGCCTATTGGATTAGATGCCATAACCGGCACATTGATTGCTGGAAGGCCTGCTAGCGACATTGGCGTGGTGAAAACGTCGTTAACATAAGAATTTGTTGGATTGCTTGTACAATCTGAATCATAATCGGACATAGCTGGAGGCAAATTTATGGAAGAAAAGGATATCAGAAAATCGACCCCGTTTTGGTTGCCAGGGAATCCAGTGAGAATGTTAGGGTGAGTAAAGGTGTTGTCGAACTCATTTATTAAATCAACTCGCAACCTTTGCGCTTTGATATAATGATTGTTGAAAGACTCAGAGCACAAATTGTAGTTCCCTAAAACTATTCTGCTTTTAACTTCATCGCCAAAAGCGCTTCTTGTGGGTGCAAATAGGGTATCATCCCTGGAGTCCGCAACATCATCTCTGTATCCATATCGCAGCCCGTCAAACCTCGCTAGGTTTGACGCAGCTTCGGCGGGTGCTAATGTATAGTAAATAGGTAGTGAATTCACCATTTGTGGAATAGAAACACCGTATATTTCATGCCCATTGGCTTCTAGCTTTTCTAGTGCTAAAAGAAAGCCGTCTTGAAGTTCTAGTGGCATATTATCCTGCAAGAGCTCCTGTGGAATGCCAATTTTATAAGAAGATTGAGGAGAGCTTAGTTGTCTCAATTTCCCTCGTAGGTTTTCACTCAAAGATGTGGGATCCTTCTTATCATGCTTGTCCAGAACATCAAACACGCTTTTAATAATGCTTACgttctttgaaaatattCCAACAGTATCCATGCTTTGGGCGTAAGCTATAACCCCGAACCTGGAAATACGCCCATATGATGGCTTGAAGCCAAAGAGTGATGTATAAGCGGCAGGGAGCCTAACAGAACCCCCTGTATCGGTTCCTATAGAAAAGTCAACCGCGTCCGCGGCCaccgcagcagcagatCCGGAAGAAGAGCCTCCAACAACTGTATCCTGAAATGGAAAAAGAGGATTCTTTGTAGGCCCAAAATGAGAGAACAAACCTCCTGATCCCATACCAAATTCATCTAGGTTGGTTTTCCCAACGCTAATCGCCCCTGCGctctccagaagctcaacgaTTGTAGCGTCGAAAGGAGACTGATAGTTATGTAGCACCTTGGACCCGCAAGAGGTGGGCATGTC contains:
- the HER2 gene encoding glutamyl-tRNA(Gln) amidotransferase subunit HER2 (similar to uniprot|Q03557 Saccharomyces cerevisiae YMR293C Uncharacterized ORF); this translates as MSFKSAISRLEKLPLIQKQYNAFTHLNPNCKELLIKDVSSSPKKSLTNLLYGIKDNIATSDMPTSCGSKVLHNYQSPFDATIVELLESAGAISVGKTNLDEFGMGSGGLFSHFGPTKNPLFPFQDTVVGGSSSGSAAAVAADAVDFSIGTDTGGSVRLPAAYTSLFGFKPSYGRISRFGVIAYAQSMDTVGIFSKNVSIIKSVFDVLDKHDKKDPTSLSENLRGKLRQLSSPQSSYKIGIPQELLQDNMPLELQDGFLLALEKLEANGHEIYGVSIPQMVNSLPIYYTLAPAEAASNLARFDGLRYGYRDDVADSRDDTLFAPTRSAFGDEVKSRIVLGNYNLCSESFNNHYIKAQRLRVDLINEFDNTFTHPNILTGFPGNQNGVDFLISFSSINLPPAMSDYDSDCTSNPTNSYVNDVFTTPMSLAGLPAINVPVMASNPIGIQLVGQYGDDSRLLDLAAELL